The genomic segment CGGAGCGGCACCGGCCGCCCAAGCCCACGGCGGACCGTTCCAGCTCACCGTGTCGCCCGACGGCGCCGGCGGTCTGATCGTGTCGGCCACCTACGTGGAAGACGGGCATCCGGTCTCGGAGGTCATCGACCCGGTGGCCACCGCCGTCTCACCCTCGGGCGAGAGCGTCGGCCCGGTGGCACTCGTCTCGTCGGCGGAAGGGGAGGGCATCTGGGTCACGCCCGAGTCGTTCCTGCCCGACGGGCAGTGGGCGGTCACCGTCACGACCACGGCTCCGAGTTCGGCGTCGACCACGGTCGACATCACGGTGGCCGAGCTGGCGCCCCCGGTGGAGCCGGGCGAGACCATCGCGCCCGTCGAACAGGGCGGCGCATCCGGGGACTCGGCCGACGTCGCTGCGGGTGCCTCCGCCTCCACGTCCGCTGATTCCGTCTCGCCGCTGACCGTCGGTCTCTGGATCGGCGCGATCGTGGTGGTGCTCGCCGTCGCCGGCGCGCTCGTCTACATCAACCGCGCGCGCCTCTTCTCGCGGCGCTAGGCGTTCTCTCCCGACACGCCCAGCCCCCGAACCGTCTGCCCCGGCGCCCCAACCCGCCGGGGCAGACGTCTGCCCGCATCGCTTCAGGGCAGCCGGCGCAGCGAGTTCTGCGGATCGAGCTTCTGGAGCAGCGTCGTCATGATGTCGTCGAGCTGACCGATCTGTTCGTCGTTCAGCAGATCGATGACGTGGGCGCGCACGTTCTCGACGTGGCCCGGGGCCGTCGCCACGACCTTCCTCCACCCGTCGTCGGTGAGGTGGGCATTGGTGGCGCGGCGGTCTTCGCGGCAGGGCAGGCGTTCCACGTAGCCGCGCGATTCGAGGCGGCTCACGACGTGCGACAGGCGTGGGAGGGTCGAATTCGTCGTGGCCGCTAGGTGCGTCATGCGCA from the Herbiconiux aconitum genome contains:
- a CDS encoding MarR family winged helix-turn-helix transcriptional regulator, with translation METPRWLTPDQLQAWIRFESVVELLPTVLDSQLQHDAQLTHFEYLVLAKLSEAPEHVLRMTHLAATTNSTLPRLSHVVSRLESRGYVERLPCREDRRATNAHLTDDGWRKVVATAPGHVENVRAHVIDLLNDEQIGQLDDIMTTLLQKLDPQNSLRRLP